The following proteins are co-located in the Castanea sativa cultivar Marrone di Chiusa Pesio chromosome 8, ASM4071231v1 genome:
- the LOC142606497 gene encoding uncharacterized protein LOC142606497 translates to MEDATVDYLMDNTIGKWDAEMLKGVLIPAEYTCKSGYKFLKDLVENLGDGNQSEEDKNFWKGIWPMEIPNKYKNLLWRACRNSLPTKQNLVRQTIIQSPSCDRCSLQAEDTAEDTLHALWSCTSLNEVWVGDRWNFCSRIRFADFKELCNWVLENGKPLELFAIQVWSIWNQRNKLRLNQPCCLTKELQKMAEDTWNEIRRHNLKLNRFSSSPTHQILWTAPAPDSYKINYAGALSTTDNKSGIGIVVRDYHGEVIASLIQQLDQAYQPVEVEAMAASKAVEFGSELGLQRAIIEGDSAVVVKSLTSKEFGLTPYAQLLNDVSLFSGSYSQLTYSHVKRDGNKVAHSLARLALTIQSFTVWMEDVSSCTLPFVQADLAAL, encoded by the exons ATGGAAGATGCCACCGTGGACTACCTTATGGACAATACAATCGGTAAATGGGATGCTGAAATGCTTAAGGGGGTGCTCATACCAGCTGAA TACACTTGCAAGTCCGGATACAAATTCCTAAAAGATTTGGTGGAAAACTTAGGGGATGGCAATCAATCGGAGGAGGACAAGAATTTTTGGAAGGGCATTTGGCCCATGGaaattccaaacaaatataaaaatctgCTGTGGCGGGCGTGTAGAAACTCACTTCCAACTAAGCAGAATTTGGTAAGGCAAACAATCATACAAAGTCCCAGTTGTGACCGTTGCTCCCTACAAGCAGAGGATACAGCTGAAGATACCTTGCATGCTTTATGGAGTTGCACGAGTTTGAATGAGGTATGGGTAGGTGATAGATGGAATTTCTGCTCAAGGATTCGTTTTGCAGATTTCAAAGAGTTGTGCAATTGGGTTCTTGAAAATGGGAAGCCGCTGGAACTGTTTGCTATTCAGGTGTGGAGCATATGGAACCAAAGAAATAAACTGAGATTGAATCAACCTTGCTGCCTTACCAAAGAGTTGCAAAAGATGGCAGAGGATACCTGGAATGAAATTCGTAGACACAATCTCAAGCTGAACCGCTTCAGCTCAAGCCCGACGCATCAAATATTGTGGACGGCACCTGCACCTGACAGCTATAAGATCAATTACGCTGGAGCACTTTCCACTACGGACAACAAATCTGGGATTGGCATTGTTGTACGGGACTATCATGGAGAGGTCATTGCTTCACTTATACAGCAGCTGGACCAAGCTTATCAACCCGTGGAAGTTGAAGCAATGGCAGCTAGTAAGGCTGTGGAGTTTGGCAGTGAGTTAGGTCTTCAGAGAGCCATTATTGAGGGTGACTCGGCAGTGGTAGTTAAGTCCCTAACAAGCAAGGAATTCGGGTTGACTCCTTACGCCCAATTGTTGAATGACGTGTCCTTATTTTCCGGTTCTTATTCACAATTGACATACTCTCATGTAAAGAGAGATGGGAATAAAGTTGCTCACAGTTTAGCTAGGCTAGCTTTGACAATACAGAGTTTTACggtgtggatggaggatgtttcATCTTGCACCTTACCTTTTGTTCAGGCTGATTTGGCCGCTCTTTAG
- the LOC142607521 gene encoding beta-glucosidase 12-like — protein sequence MAFQGFPGLGLLVLLGLLTNVIAVSSSHDIASFNRTSFPKGFIFGTASSSYQCAFFVVEGAAKEDGRGPSIWDTYTHEHPDWIRDGSNGDVANDQYHLYKKDVRIMKKMNLDAYGFSISWSRLLPKGKLSGGVNREGIEYYNKLINRLLGKGIKPFVTMFHWDLPQALEDEYGGFLSPQIVDDFRDYAELLFKEFGDRVKHWITLNEPWSYSYGGYAIKALAPGRCSAWQNLNCTGGDSGIEPYLVSHHELLSHAAAVELYKKKYQSFAAQKGVIGITIVSHWFVPFSNAKRDQKAAERAVDFMLGWFLNPLINGDYPPSMRSLVKDRLPKFTKEQSKLVKGSFDFIGLNYYTANYAAYAPQPTGDRASFTTDSSANLTTSRNGIPIGPPAASSWLSVYPRGFQDLLLYIKRKYHNPLIYITENGIDEFNNATLSLKEALVDPQRIDYYHKHLLYLHRAIKDGANVTGYFAWSLLDNFEWSSGYTVRFGINFVDYKNGNKRYPKHSARWFKNFLKK from the exons ATGGCATTTCAAGGCTTTCCAGGCTTAGGCCTCCTAGTTCTTCTTGGCTTATTGACTAATGTCATTGCTGTTTCATCAAGCCACGACATTGCTTCATTCAATCGCACCAGTTTTCCCAAAGGCTTTATTTTTGGGACAGCATCATCGTCTTATCAG tgcgcgttttttgtagtggaaGGAGCAGCAAAAGAAGATGGTAGAGGACCAAGTATATGGGACACTTACACTCATGAACATCCAg ATTGGATAAGGGATGGAAGTAACGGAGATGTTGCTAACGATCAATATCATCTATACAAG AAAGATGTTCGTATCatgaaaaagatgaatttaGATGCATACGGGTTCTCAATCTCATGGTCTCGATTACTGCCAA AAGGAAAACTAAGTGGCGGAGTGAATCGGGAAGGAATCGAGTATTACAACAAGCTCATCAATAGGCTTTTGGGCAAAG GTATAAAGCCCTTTGTAACAATGTTCCATTGGGATCTTCCCCAAGCCTTAGAAGATGAGTATGGTGGTTTCCTAAGTCCACAAATTGT TGATGATTTTCGGGACTATGCGGAACTTCTCTTCAAGGAATTTGGCGATCGGGTAAAGCATTGGATCACACTAAATGAGCCATGGAGCTATAGCTATGGTGGTTATGCAATAAAAGCGTTAGCGCCAGGTCGATGCTCTGCTTGGCAAAATCTAAATTGCACTGGTGGGGATTCAGGGATAGAGCCATATTTGGTGTCACACCATGAGCTGCTTTCTCATGCAGCCGCTGTTGAATTGTACAAGAAAAAATATCAG AGCTTT GCAGCACAGAAAGGAGTGATAGGGATAACGATTGTGAGTCACTGGTTTGTGCCATTCTCTAATGCAAAGAGAGACCAGAAGGCTGCGGAACGTGCTGTGGATTTCATGTTGGGATG GTTTTTGAACCCATTGATAAATGGTGACTATCCGCCAAGCATGAGATCTCTCGTTAAAGATCGATTACCCAAGTTCACCAAAGAGCAATCCAAACTGGTAAAAGGATCGTTTGATTTTATAGGATTGAACTACTATACTGCTAATTATGCAGCTTATGCCCCTCAACCAACTGGTGATAGAGCAAGTTTCACGACAGATTCTAGTGCTAATCTTACTA CTTCACGGAATGGGATCCCCATCGGTCCACCG GCTGCTTCAAGTTGGCTCTCTGTTTATCCTAGAGGATTTCAAGACCTTTTGCTCTATATAAAGAGGAAGTACCACAATCCACTAATTTACATCACTGAGAATG GAATTGATGAGTTCAATAATGCCACCTTGTCGCTCAAGGAAGCCCTTGTTGACCCCCAAAGAATTGACTATTACCATAAACATCTTTTGTATCTTCATAGGGCTATCAA GGATGGTGCAAATGTTACGGGATACTTTGCATGGTCATTGTTGGACAATTTTGAGTGGTCATCAGGTTACACTGTTCGATTCGGAATCAACTTTGTAGACTACAAAAATGGGAATAAAAGATACCCTAAACATTCTGCCCGTTGGTTCAAGAATTTCCTCAAGAAGTAG
- the LOC142606496 gene encoding uncharacterized protein LOC142606496, with the protein MNLLVYNCRELGNLCTEKELGNIIWEVCRGRRGGGLVLFWKKDAHVTVEDSHRFFIDVTLNKNKESEWRFTGFYGEPETHRRMEAWNKLRGLNNKEGNPWLCAGDFNEICRQDEKLGGALRNHNQMQQFRDVIDECGFIDLGFEGSKFTWSKHFTDGHLVWERLDRGLGNSEFLIRFPGTRVSHLSCMSSDHAPLLIDLTGLESPPRKKVFRFEEMWLSNTRCGEIVEAVWRNGEDDDTMKKIEKCSKALEEWGKNEFGSIRQELEDKRKMLARIEAKTMRRGDNSRLRELKAEIHDLMDKETRMWCQRSRVLWLKNGDSNSKFFHNKATQRFRKNSISGIEDKRGNWQEQPEAIGDIIMVYFAELFTARNSVIEEGALSFIPRLVTDEINEQLMGEFTEWEIQEALNQMAPLKAPSPDGMPPLFY; encoded by the exons ATGAATCTCTTAGTGTATAATTGTCGTGAGCTTGGGAACCTATGTACAGAGAAGGAGCTTGGAAATATTATCTGG GAGGTTTGTAGAGGGAGGAGAGGTGGAGGATTGGTGCTATTCTGGAAAAAAGATGCTCATGTAACTGTTGAGGATTCACATAGATTCTTTATTGATGtaaccctaaataaaaataaggagtCAGAATGGAGGTTTACTGGATTCTACGGAGAGCCGGAAACTCATCGGAGAATGGAGGCTTGGAATAAATTAAGGGGGTTGAATAATAAAGAAGGCAATCCATGGCTTTGTGCAGGAGATTTCAATGAAATCTGTAGACAAGATGAAAAATTGGGGGGAGCATTGAGAAACCACAACCAAATGCAACAATTTCGAGATGTAATTGACGAGTGTGGTTTCATTGATTTGGGGTTCGAGGGATCAAAATTCACTTGGAGTAAGCATTTTACTGATGGTCATTTAGTTTGGGAACGGTTGGATAGAGGGTTGGGGAATAGTGAGTTTCTCATAAGATTCCCAGGTACAAGGGTGTCACATCTTAGCTGTATGTCATCAGATCATGCTCCACTCCTTATCGATCTTACGGGTTTAGAGTCTCCACCCAGGAAGAAAGTGTTTCGATTTGAGGAGATGTGGCTTTCTAACACTCGATGTGGAGAAATTGTGGAGGCCGTTTGGAGGAATGGGGAGGACGATGATaccatgaaaaaaattgaaaaatgtagtaaggCTTTGGAAGAGTggggaaaaaatgaatttggtaGTATAAGGCAAGAATTGGAGGACAAAAGGAAAATGTTGGCCAGGATTGAGGCCAAGACTATGAGGAGGGGAGATAATTCTCGGCTTAGAGAGTTGAAAGCCGAAATTCATGACCTCATGGATAAGGAAACACGGATGTGGTGCCAAAGATCAAGGGTGTTATGGCTGAAAAATGGGGATAGCAATTCCAAATTTTTCCACAACAAAGCAACTCAGAGATTCAGAAAAAATTCCATTAGTGGAATAGAAGATAAAAGGGGGAACTGGCAAGAGCAACCAGAAGCGATTGGAGACATCATTATGGTGTATTTTGCAGAATTGTTCACTGCAAGGAATTCAGTAATTGAGGAAGGTGCTCTCTCCTTTATACCAAGGTTGGTCACGGATGAGATTAATGAACAACTAATGGGGGAGTTCACGGAGTGGGAAATTCAGGAAGCACTAAACCAAATGGCGCCCCTAAAAGCACCAAGCCCTGATGGGATGCCACCATTATTCTATTAG